ATTCCGCATGTCGGCGAAGACTCACCCGGTCGAGGCTACGCCCGGCGACCGGGTGAGTCTTCGCCAGCGTTCAAACGAATGTGTATATAAATTCCAATACGTGATGTGTAGGGACGAAGCAATAATGATCTTTTTATTTGCTTCTTAGCACCTTGGTCGATAAAGCACACTCCAATCAAACGCGATACTCTTTTAAAAAGCCTCGTTCAAACCCAAAAAGAAACCTTTGGAGCCAAACTTGCCAAAGGCATAATCAAGGCATAAATTGGTGCGGGTAGTTTTGTTAAACAGCACCCGCAAGCCACCGCCGCCGCCGGGCTGAAATTTTTGGAACAGCTTAGTTCCGGCTTCGTCATTGGCGGTTTGTTCGCTAAAGAAGGCTACCCCGCTGATGAATTTATTTTTGAGGATAGGGAAACGATATTCAACCTCGCTGTAGTTAAACCGGGTGCCTTTAAAATAGCCGGTGGTATAACCTCGGCCGCTCCTAAAGCTACCGTCTTTAGCCGTGCCCGGCAGTTCAAGGTACGGAATATCGCCTGTAATGAGGTATGATCCCCAGTTCCAGATTGCAATAACGTGCTCCGGGTTTTCTGACGACAGGCTAAAATACTTCCTGAAATCAGTAGTAAATTGCACCGCGCTTTTGGTGCTGCCCATCCAGGTTTGGTTAACCCGGAACCCGGCATCGGCATAAATTCCCTTATAAGCACGGTTTTGATTATCGCGGGTGGTGTATTGTACGTTAAACAGCAAACCATCGGCCCGGTAACTGTCCCGTTTAAATCCGTGCTCATCACTATAAATGTTATAGGGGGTTAAATGGTTGGTGGTATCTGCCTTGTCCTGAATTTTGGTACGGATATCAAACGATACCCCGGCGCCCACAAACAGGTTTTTTTCTACTTCCTTATATACCTTTTCCCTCAGGTTTAAATATATCGAATGATATGCGCGGCCTTTGCGGCCGGCGTCAACAAGCGCCTGGTCGGCAGCGCTGCCACCGGGATCTGGCAGACCTATTCCCAAACCAAAATCGGGTGTTACACTTTTGGCCGCCACTATATTACCCTGAAAATTCCACTTGTTGCCGGGTGTGTAAATGTTATGGTTAATATAAAAATAAAGGATGCCTTTTGTGGTATAGGATACCGAAGTTGCTGCAACCGATAATAATGTATTGGGGTCGTTACCCAATTTGCGGCCGGCTACGGCTTTTATGCCCAACTGAAACCCGATGCTGGGGTTAGATGCAATATTAGGGATAACGGTTATGCCCGAAGGCTTTTTGAAAACCGAATCGGGTTTCTTCTTTGGGTGAAGAATATCTGTTACCAGGTTGCCAAAATCATACTGTTTTGAAACATCATTGGCTTTTTTCTGAAACTTCACCGAATCGGCATGGTGTTTTATCGAATCCGTTTTCAAGGTGTCGTGAGGTACTACTTCCTGCCCGTAAGCGTAGCTTCGTATGGTTACCAATACAGGCCATAATAAAATCTTCGCTAATATATAAATCCGGCTACTTCTGTTCCTTTGCTGCACTATCAGGATAATAAATATTTAAATTCCAACTAATTATGTTGGCCCTTAAATGCAGGGCCAGTTTTTTAAACCTGAAAAGCACCGAAATGTTTTATGTTTTAAGCCGGCAACGCTTATCCACAGGGATTTTATTCCCTGTCGGTTGTTACTTTTCCTGTCATAATACCTCACTACAATATTCCTGTAACGTTTTTTATTGATATGCGTCTGCGTATTTTGAACAAGCGGCTTAATAACTTATACATACATTATTTGCCTATTGTAAACCGGGAATAAAGACGTCAAATAGTATCATATCTGAAATATTTATCCTATTTTCGGACGTTTTTTGTGTGAATTTTTAATGAATTTCTCTTTTTAATAATAAATAATTTTAGTTCATGATACATATAGGGGCGCGGTACCTTACTGCCGATGATTTTTCTAAGATCCTGTTTGATGGCGAGGAAGTTGGCTTGGATGCATCGGTTGTTAAGAATGTGGAGGTTAATTACCAGTTTTTGCAGGGTTTCTCTTCAAACAAGCTCATTTACGGCATCAACACCGGCTTTGGCCCGATGGCCCAGTATAAGGTAAGCGAAGAAAACCTGTTGCAGTTACAGTATAACCTTATCCGAAGCCACGCCTCGGGTGGCGGCAATTTAATGCAGCCCCTACTGGTTAAAGCCCTGATGATTGCCAGGTTGAACAGCTTTATGCAGGCCCGTTCGGGCGTACACACCGATTTGCCCGAGCTGCTTACCCAATTAATTAATAAAGATGTTGCCCCCAATGTTTTTGAACATGGCGGCGTAGGCGCATCCGGCGATTTGGTGCAACTGGCCCACCTGGCTTTAGTATTGATAGGCGAAGGCGAATCAAGCTATAAAGGAGAGCAACACGACACTGCCGAATTATTTAAAGAACTGGGCATCGAGCCTTTATCTATAAAAATCCGCGAAGGTTTGGCCATTATCAATGGCACATCGGCCATGACGGGTATTGGTATGGTAAACATCATCCAGGCCAAAAAACTGCTGGAGTGGTCAATCGTACTATCGTCCATGATAAACGAAGTGGTGCAGGCTTTTGATGACCATTACTCTTACGAGCTTAACGTGGTAAAACACCACCGCGGCCAAAACGAAGTGGCTGCCATTATGCGCGATGTGCTTACCGGCAGCAAAATGATTCGCGACCGGTCTGAACACCTGTATAATCCGGATAACCTTAACCAGGAAGTATTTTTAGATAAGGTGCAGGAGTACTATTCCCTGCGCTGCGTAACCCAGGTTTTGGGTCCCGTTTATGATACTATTTTTGAGGTTGAGCGTGTAGTTACCGACGAACTGAACTCGGTAAATGACAACCCGGTTATTGACCACGAAGCCAAAAACATCTTCCACGGCGGTAATTTCCATGGCGATTATGTTTCCCTGGCTATGGACAAACTAAAAATAGCTATTACCAAACTGTGTATGCTTTCCGAAAGGCAGTTAAACTACCTGCTTAACGAGAAGCTGAACCACAAATTTCCGCCTTTTGTTAACCTGGGTGTGCTGGGCTTTAACTTTGGGATGCAGGGTATGCAGTTTACGGCTACATCAACCACTGCCGAGAACCAAACCCTATCGTACCCCATGTACCTGCACAGTATCCCTAATAACAATGATAACCAGGATATTGTAAGCATGGGTTGCAACGCGGCATTAATGACCAAGCGCGTTATAGATAATACTTTTGAAGTGCTGGCCATACAAATGATGGCTATTTTACAGGCTATTGATCACCTGGATTGCAGCGAAAAGCTCTCGCCGACAACCCATACCGTTTATACCGATCTGCGCGCTATATTCCCCAAGTTTATTGAGGATAAGCCAAAGTATAAGGATATGGTGAACGTGAAGCAATACTTTGAAAAAGCCGAGCACGTGCACCTGATTAAAAAGAGAAACTCCCACATTTTATAATTGCAGGCATATTCTTTACGTAACAATTTAACTAACCAGGACGATGAAATGTGCATTAGTAACAGGCGGATCAAGAGGAATAGGCCGTGCCGTTTGCTATAAACTGGCCACTATGGGCTACTACGTGCTTATTAATTACAAAAGTAACCAGGCGGAAGCCGACAATACCTTAGCTGCAATTAAAGAAAACGGCGGTGATGGCGAGGTTATGAAATTTGACGTAGCCAACAAAGAAGATATCCGTGCTGTATTGGGCGGCTGGGTTGAAGCCAATACCGAAAAATATATTGAAGTGCTGGTAAATAATGCCGGCATTAAGGATGATACCCTGATGATGTGGATGAAAGACGAACAGTGGGACAGTGTATTAAATACCAGTTTAGGCGGTTTCTTTTATGTAACCCAGGCCGTTTTAAACGGTATGCTGGTTAAAAAATATGGCCGCATTATCAACGTGGTATCTTTATCGGGCTTAAAAGGCTTG
The genomic region above belongs to Mucilaginibacter sp. KACC 22773 and contains:
- a CDS encoding BamA/TamA family outer membrane protein, with amino-acid sequence MQQRNRSSRIYILAKILLWPVLVTIRSYAYGQEVVPHDTLKTDSIKHHADSVKFQKKANDVSKQYDFGNLVTDILHPKKKPDSVFKKPSGITVIPNIASNPSIGFQLGIKAVAGRKLGNDPNTLLSVAATSVSYTTKGILYFYINHNIYTPGNKWNFQGNIVAAKSVTPDFGLGIGLPDPGGSAADQALVDAGRKGRAYHSIYLNLREKVYKEVEKNLFVGAGVSFDIRTKIQDKADTTNHLTPYNIYSDEHGFKRDSYRADGLLFNVQYTTRDNQNRAYKGIYADAGFRVNQTWMGSTKSAVQFTTDFRKYFSLSSENPEHVIAIWNWGSYLITGDIPYLELPGTAKDGSFRSGRGYTTGYFKGTRFNYSEVEYRFPILKNKFISGVAFFSEQTANDEAGTKLFQKFQPGGGGGLRVLFNKTTRTNLCLDYAFGKFGSKGFFLGLNEAF
- a CDS encoding HAL/PAL/TAL family ammonia-lyase yields the protein MIHIGARYLTADDFSKILFDGEEVGLDASVVKNVEVNYQFLQGFSSNKLIYGINTGFGPMAQYKVSEENLLQLQYNLIRSHASGGGNLMQPLLVKALMIARLNSFMQARSGVHTDLPELLTQLINKDVAPNVFEHGGVGASGDLVQLAHLALVLIGEGESSYKGEQHDTAELFKELGIEPLSIKIREGLAIINGTSAMTGIGMVNIIQAKKLLEWSIVLSSMINEVVQAFDDHYSYELNVVKHHRGQNEVAAIMRDVLTGSKMIRDRSEHLYNPDNLNQEVFLDKVQEYYSLRCVTQVLGPVYDTIFEVERVVTDELNSVNDNPVIDHEAKNIFHGGNFHGDYVSLAMDKLKIAITKLCMLSERQLNYLLNEKLNHKFPPFVNLGVLGFNFGMQGMQFTATSTTAENQTLSYPMYLHSIPNNNDNQDIVSMGCNAALMTKRVIDNTFEVLAIQMMAILQAIDHLDCSEKLSPTTHTVYTDLRAIFPKFIEDKPKYKDMVNVKQYFEKAEHVHLIKKRNSHIL
- the fabG gene encoding 3-oxoacyl-ACP reductase FabG — encoded protein: MKCALVTGGSRGIGRAVCYKLATMGYYVLINYKSNQAEADNTLAAIKENGGDGEVMKFDVANKEDIRAVLGGWVEANTEKYIEVLVNNAGIKDDTLMMWMKDEQWDSVLNTSLGGFFYVTQAVLNGMLVKKYGRIINVVSLSGLKGLPGQVNYSAAKAGVIGATKALAQEIARRGVTVNAVAPGFIKTDMTEGLDEKELKSMIPIKRFGSPEEVASVVGFLASPEASYITAEVISVNGGLYS